A single Zonotrichia albicollis isolate bZonAlb1 chromosome 28, bZonAlb1.hap1, whole genome shotgun sequence DNA region contains:
- the CSF1 gene encoding LOW QUALITY PROTEIN: macrophage colony-stimulating factor 1 (The sequence of the model RefSeq protein was modified relative to this genomic sequence to represent the inferred CDS: inserted 2 bases in 1 codon; deleted 2 bases in 1 codon) produces MPRLGAKVCLLRCSLLLSLLLLLLRIHETEQNSYCEQIITERHLAELEELADTQMQHPGRVSFKFIDKMQLNDSTCYVKAAFPLMGKILERTEFKENSPNAKKMETVRRMYKSIDDNMDPCIREEDDEERMLSQMCFKEFTTSPYEMLVLVKDFFQDIKRLLEEQETFAKDCSRVYRRVCLGPKKAGSSPGVGTDPDCNCLSPALPSATQPSLSAAAGRDTAPASTRVPSSLLHATLADLEAPSQPPSSTDGGSGTEEVPAAGLGDTALAPGMKQTAPGSSAEALQDPAGTLSLALGDIPVXSAGMESWWSGAPGTCRRIQASSGEAPSSRSSAAGSGPALRQHRPAQPGSAPRAVTQLRFSRMAPELRAPGRDRARAWGWGLSRLRGPEDGGGAGPSFDSAFVLGAEQRRKEPPASEGRQEPLIYITVASVVAVLLATGGLLFYKYKSRVLQRPVEDGGCDPEEPERRALQGARECSELETQDL; encoded by the exons ATGCCCCGCCTCGGAGCCAAG GTGTGCCTGCTCcgctgctccctgctgctgtccctcctcctcctcctgctccgcATCCATGAGACGGAGCAGAACAGCTACTGCGAGCAGATCATCACCGAGAGGCACCTGGccgagctggaggagctg GCTGACACCCAGATGCAGCACCCGGGCAGGGTCTCCTTCAAGTTCATTGACAAGATGCAGTTG AATGACTCCACCTGCTATGTGAAAGCTGCTTTTCCCCTGATGGGCAAGATCCTAGAGAGAACAGAGTTCAAGGAGAATTCGCCCAATGCCAAGAAGATGGAGACGGTGCGCAGGATGTACAAAAGCATCGATGACAACATGGACCCCTGCATCAgggaggaggatgatgaggagAGAATG CTCTCACAGATGTGCTTCAAGGAGTTCACCACGTCCCCCTACGAGATGCTGGTGCTGGTGAAGGATTTCTTCCAGGACATCAAGCGCCTGCTGGAGGAACAGGAGACTTTTGCGAAGGATTGCAGCCGAGTCTATCGCAGGGTGTGCCTGGGACCCAAGAAGGCTGGATCCTCACCAG GTGTGGGGACAGATCCTGACTGCAATtgcctgtcccctgccctccctTCTGCCACCCAGccctccctctctgctgccGCTGGCAGGGACACGGCACCCGCTAGCACccgggtcccttccagcctcctCCATGCCACCCTCGCTGACTTAGAGGCCCCATCTCAGCCCCCCAGTAGCACGGACGGGGGCTCAGGGACCGAGGAGGTCCCGGCTGCCGGGCTAGGTGACACAGCGCTGGCCCCCGGGATGAAgcagacagctccaggcagcagtgcCGAAGCCCTCCAGGATCCGGCCGGGACCCTGAGCCTGGCGCTGGGTGACATCCCCGT CTCCGCGGGGATGGAGAGCTGGTGGAGTGGGGCACCGGGCACCTGCCGCAGGATCCAGGCCAGCAGTGGGGAGGCTCCATCCTCCCGGAGCAGCGCGGCGGGCTCAGGACCAGCCCTCCGACAGCATCGCCCGGCGCAGCCCGGATCCGCCCCGCGG GCGGTCACACAGCTCCGCTTCTCCAggatggccccggagctgcgagccccgggcagggacagggccagggcgtggggctgggggctcagccGGCTGCGGGGCCCCGAGgatggcggcggggccgggcccagcTTTGACTCTGCCTTTGTTCTGGGCGCAGAGCAGCGCAGGAAGGAGCCGCCCGCCAGCGAGGGCCGCCAGGAGCCCCTCATCTACATTACGGTGGCCAGTGTGGTGGCCGTCCTGCTGGCCACGGGAGGGCTGCTCTTCTACAAGTATAAATCCAGG GTCCTGCAGCGGCCGGTGGAGGATGGAGGCTGCGACCCAGAGGAGCCAGAGAGGAG GGCgctgcagggagcaagggaaTGTTCAGAGCTGGAGACTCAGGATCTCTGA